TGAAGAATTAAAGCAAGGGCAGGTGGAATAGTTTATGTTGATACTAGCCAGAAAAAAAGAAGAAAGTATAATGATAGGGGATAACATAGAGATAGTAGTGGTCGACATAGATGAAGGAAAAGTAAAGCTAGGCATAAAAGCCCCAAAGGATATAGATGTACATAGAAAAGAAATATATGAAGAAATACAAATATCAAACAAAGAAGCAGCAAACACTAACAAAATTGATTTTGATGCATTAAAAAATATCTTTAGGAAATAGGGGACAGGGTTTAGAGAACAGGGGATAGTAGCTTGTATTTCAAATCGACTTATACAACGATGATAGGTAGTGTACATTTCCGTTGTAGAGGGATGCACGTGCCGATGTCGTTGAGGGACGTGGGCGTCCCTCAACAACGGAAAGGACGCCACGTTTAGATGTTGTTCACTTATGTTGTCGAGGGACGCCCACGTCCCTCGACAAGTTATGTACAATTTATCTATTCTGTAGAGCAGACTTCAGTCTGCGATATATATACAAAAAACAAAAATTTTTTTCAAAAAATACTAAAGTAGGACAACCTACTGCCGATAAATATAATGGAAGCATTTAGAAGGATACCTTTGGCCAAAGGATGACCTTATTTTTAGGCAGGATGCCTAATATTTTAACATTGAAAATTAAAAAAATTAAATTTCCGTCAGCTTAGCTGACGGCTGGCATGGACGCCAAAAAAAAATCATTCAGGGAGGAATGTAAAAATGAGAATTAATCACAATATTTCTGCATTAAATACTTATTCAAGATTAAGTGCAGCTAATACAATGCAAAGCAAATCATTAGAAAAATTATCATCAGGTATGAGAATTAACAGAGCAGGAGACGATGCAGCAGGACTTGCAATCTCTGAAAAAATGAGAGCTCAGATCAGAGGTTTAGAGCAAGCTTCAAGAAACGCTCAAGATGGTATTTCAATGATTCAAACAGCAGAAGGTGCATTAAACGAAACACAAGCTATTTTACAAAGAATGAGAGAACTTGCAGTACAAGCTACTAACGATACAAACGTAGATGCAGATAGACAAGCATTACAAGATGAGATTGACCAGTTAGTAGATGAAATCGATAGAATAGCAAATACAACTGAGTTTAATACAAAAAATTTATTAAATGGTAGCCTGGGAGTAAGCGTTGAAGACTCATCTATAGTTACTAAAGCATCGATGTCTGCTGATACTCAAAATGGAACATATACAGTAGATTTATCAGGGGCTACTTTAGGTACAACTGCTAATATTGGTGGTGCTATAGCTACTGATGCTAGTGGATTAGCACAAGGTACGGGTACTTTGACGGTTAATGGTGTAGATTTTTCTATAGATACTACAACTAGATTAGAAGATTTAGCTTCAGACATTACAAATAAGGTTAATGGTGTAACAGCTACTTATGACAGTGTTGCTGATACATTTAATATAGAAACAGATGAAGTAGGTGCAGACCAAACATTAGATGTTACAGCAAGTGCTGCCAACTTAATAAACGGTGAAGACTGGTCAGGTGGTTCTGCAATTAGTGCGACTGGTACTAACATTTCAGGCGTAAATGTAGATGGTATGGGTGCAGACACAAATGTTGCATATGATGGAAATAAAGTTATAGTTACAGGAGGAAACTCAAAAGGATTAGAGTTCGAAGCATTACAAGTAGGTTCATCAGTAGATATAACTGTAGGGGACAGTGCTGCATTGCAAATAGGAGCTAATGAAGGGCAAAGCATGAGCATTAGTATCAATGCAATGGATGCTAGCAACTTAGGAGTATCATCAATAGATGTAACAAGTGCAACAAGCGCAGAGAGCTCAATTACAACAATTAACGATGCTATAACTACAGTTTCTTCTGAAAGAGCTAAGCTTGGTGCATACCAAAACAGATTAGAGCATACTATAAACAACTTAAACACAGCTTCAGAAAACTTAACAGCATCAGAATCAAGAATTAGAGACGTAGATATGGCTAAGGAAATGATGGAATTCACTAAGAATAATATCTTACAACAAGCTGCTCAAGCAATGTTGGCTCAAGCCCAGCAACAACCTCAAGGAGTATTACAGCTTCTTAGGTAATGCTGGATAAGGGTCCCTTGAAGGGTAACCTTTAAGTGCAAATCGGGTGAATTGCTGGAACTTCCTAAAGCTCTGCTTCCTACAACGTAATCCGAAAGGATAGGCGTGACAGGTTAAAAAGCAGCAGAGATGTAACAATGGATAATCAGCAGCCAAGCTCCTGTTCCGAAAGGATGGAGAAGGTTCAACGACTAGGACGAACGGCCTACGGCAATTGAAAATTTAAAATTGAAAATGTAAAATCAAAAAACTTCAATTGTACGGCTATGAGGTCCGTAGGGGTTAGAGGTTCTCCGAAGTGCCCGGCAACCGAGTTAATTTACAATTAACAATGCACAATTTACAATGGGAAAACAGTTAATAATTCGGTTGAAGATATAGTCTGGCAAGTATCGAAAGATATTTGATGGTCCGCAAGCAAACCAACAACCTCCAGGAGTTCTTCAATTATTAAGATAATGAATAATAAAAGGTCTTGGATTCATCCAAGACCTTTTCTGCTAATGGTGTTAAATACTTCTCTAGCCCATAGGAATTGATATCAATTTTATGATATAATTGACATATAAAACTGTATAGTGTCGAATGAGTATGATGCTATGCAATAAAGGGGTTGATACTTATGGATATAGCTGCAATGTCAACTATGTTAAGTCAAGGAAAGGTAATGCAGCAGGCCAGTATTTCTGTAATGAAAATGGCTATGAATTCTGCTGAGAATTCAGGTCAAATGATTAAGGAATTAGCAGATACAAATACAAAAATGATGGAAATGTCAGTAAATCCTCATATAGGAGGAAACATAGATATCAGATTATAATACATATCGTAGCCCACAATGAATTGTGGGCTAAAATTATATATTCCCATAGATAAATCAAAATGAAATGGAGAGATATAATGGATAATAATGAAGAGTACCTTAAGGAAAAACTGGAATGGGTAAAATACAGATTAGAGATGCTAGATATTATTGAAGATAAATTAAAGGAAATGAAAAGTTTAGCAGAATACATAAAAGAAAATGATTTAGATGATGAAGAAGCAATGAAGATAAATAATAAATTTAATGAATTAAAAGAAGAAGTTATTAAAATGGATAATAAGAGTAAGAAATTTTGGAGTGATAATCAATAGATTAATTAAAGCTTTCCTTCTTTGCTGTCGATATAAGTAATAGAAAGATGGGTAAAGGAGGAATTTTTATGCGTATAGATGGTGTTTCTTCGACATCTACGATACAAAGACCTCAACAAGTAACTACAGGAGACGTAAATATTAACAAACAAAAGGAAGACATTAAAAATATAGAGCAAGCAGCATTACCTACAAATAAAAATGAAGATAAGAAATTTACTGAAGAAGAATTAATCAATGCAATAGAAAAAGCAAATAAAGGTGTAAAAATATATGACAGAAAACTAGAATTTTCTATACATGAAAAGACAAAGGAAATAATGGTAAAGGTTATAGATACAAGTACAGACGAAGTAATAAGGG
This region of Caldisalinibacter kiritimatiensis genomic DNA includes:
- the csrA gene encoding carbon storage regulator CsrA, with the translated sequence MLILARKKEESIMIGDNIEIVVVDIDEGKVKLGIKAPKDIDVHRKEIYEEIQISNKEAANTNKIDFDALKNIFRK
- a CDS encoding flagellin — protein: MRINHNISALNTYSRLSAANTMQSKSLEKLSSGMRINRAGDDAAGLAISEKMRAQIRGLEQASRNAQDGISMIQTAEGALNETQAILQRMRELAVQATNDTNVDADRQALQDEIDQLVDEIDRIANTTEFNTKNLLNGSLGVSVEDSSIVTKASMSADTQNGTYTVDLSGATLGTTANIGGAIATDASGLAQGTGTLTVNGVDFSIDTTTRLEDLASDITNKVNGVTATYDSVADTFNIETDEVGADQTLDVTASAANLINGEDWSGGSAISATGTNISGVNVDGMGADTNVAYDGNKVIVTGGNSKGLEFEALQVGSSVDITVGDSAALQIGANEGQSMSISINAMDASNLGVSSIDVTSATSAESSITTINDAITTVSSERAKLGAYQNRLEHTINNLNTASENLTASESRIRDVDMAKEMMEFTKNNILQQAAQAMLAQAQQQPQGVLQLLR
- a CDS encoding YjfB family protein — its product is MDIAAMSTMLSQGKVMQQASISVMKMAMNSAENSGQMIKELADTNTKMMEMSVNPHIGGNIDIRL
- a CDS encoding flagellar protein FlaG, whose amino-acid sequence is MRIDGVSSTSTIQRPQQVTTGDVNINKQKEDIKNIEQAALPTNKNEDKKFTEEELINAIEKANKGVKIYDRKLEFSIHEKTKEIMVKVIDTSTDEVIREIPPEKILDMVAKMWELAGILVDEKA